From Anopheles darlingi chromosome 2, idAnoDarlMG_H_01, whole genome shotgun sequence, the proteins below share one genomic window:
- the LOC125950271 gene encoding uncharacterized protein LOC125950271: protein MLPRSLSSVLLTCLLLASSPSIDGAKRRSRLDLPISKPADAPLEDNLATASGSEPAFERVEAPAAVAAPPAAPAITPVAPNSAGTSAETESSANASGSGSSENSSQMIDEYSDEECDPDFIAFELVTGYVFSAPNKLLDSMPGTLMLTDCLEACQNNDSCASVNYETGLCVLFSSNSDKLPGALTKSQFPVFTIYAQKSCLKLRPCERAWCIDRVQGYRLNGHVKRTAQVVSRRDCIEMCLGENEFTCRSANFYQSTMTCELSDMDRITLAGSSAFQTNEGADYLENNCAEEPTKLCEFKRLSGRILKTVDSVYQDVASVDECRELCLSSPYRCHSYDYGDTGDMVCRLSHHSRATLSDIQDPYLDVPEAATYELSSCYNVSIECRAGDMIAKIRTSKLFDGKVYAKGAPNSCSVDVKNSLEFELRMGYQDIDCNVRQNGLGRYLNDVVIQHHDTIVTSSDLGLAVTCQYDLTNKTVSNDVDLDVTGDIEPALSEEVVVDSPNVVMKITTRDGSEMMRTAEVGDALALRFEILDPQSPYEIFVRELVAMDGVDSSEITLIDARGCPTDHFIMGPIYKSASSGKILLSHFDAFKFPSSEMVQFRALVTPCMPTCEPVQCDQDDFVGELRSMVSYGRKRRSINATAVMDAAMRRHRRETTRQAPQDDMLLVQSIQITDKFGFEKQQGAKPKVSSSETVFVANDGQGLCVNGLGLIVAGAVFLLAQLAVIAIWTYMWQRRRKQRQFENASMGSSVVPTPTLTGNRADSMCKLYDSGYTGRHF from the exons ATGTTGCCAAGATCGTTAAGTTCCGTGCTGCTGACGTGCCTGCTGTTGGCCTCCTCCCCGAGCATAGACGGTGCCAAGCGGCGTTCGCGGCTCGATCTGCCGATCTCCAAGCCGGCCGATGCACCGCTGGAAGACAATCTGGCCACGGCCTCCGGTTCCGAGCCGGCGTTCGAGCGTGTCGAGGCACCGGCAGCGGtagcggcaccaccagcggcacccGCCATCACACCGGTCGCCCCGAATTCAGCGGGCACTTCCGCCGAAACCGAATCGTCGGCGAACGcgagcggaagcggaagctcCGAGAACAGCAGCCAAATGATCGACGAGTACTCGGACGAGGAGTGCGATCCCGATTTTATCGCTTTCGAGCTGGTCACCGG ATATGTCTTCTCGGCACCGAACAAGCTGCTCGATTCGATGCCGGGAACGCTGATGTTGACCGACTGTCTCGAGGCCTGTCAGAACAATGATTCATGCGCGTCCGTCAACTACGAAACCGGCCTGTGTGTGCTGTTCTCGTCAAACTCGGACAAATTGCCCG gTGCCCTCACCAAGTCCCAGTTCCCGGTGTTCACGATCTACGCCCAAAAGTCCTGCCTGAAGCTGCGCCCGTGTGAGCGTGCGTGGTGCATCGACCGGGTGCAGGGCTACCGGCTGAACGGACACGTCAAGCGCACGGCACAGGTCGTGTCGCGCCGCGACTGCATCGAGATGTGCCTCGGAGAGAACGAATTCACCTGCCG CTCGGCCAACTTCTACCAATCCACCATGACCTGTGAGCTGTCGGATATGGACCGTATCACGCTGGCCGGTTCATCGGCATTCCAGACGAACGAGGGTGCCGACTACCTGGAGAACAACTGCGCCGAAGAGCCGACGAAGCTGTGCGAGTTCAAGCGCCTATCCGGGCGCATCTTGAAGACGGTCGACTCGGTCTACCAGGACGTAGCGAGCGTGGACGAGTGCCGTGAGCTGTGCCTGAGCTCGCCGTACCGCTGCCACTCGTACGACTACGGAGATACCGGTGACATGGTGTGCCGCCTGTCGCATCACAGCCGCGCCACCCTGTCGGACATTCAGGATCCCTATCTGGACGTGCCGGAAGCCGCCACCTACGAGCTGTCCTCGTGCTACAACGTGTCGATCGAGTGCCGCGCCGGCGATATGATTGCCAAGATTCGCACCAGCAAGCTGTTCGACGGTAAGGTCTACGCCAAGGGTGCACCGAACTCGTGCTCGGTCGACGTAAAGAACTCGCTGGAGTTTGAGCTGCGTATGGGCTACCAGGACATCGACTGCAACGTGCGCCAGAACGGACTGGGTCGCTATCTGAACGATGTCGTCATCCAGCACCACGACACGATCGTGACGTCATCGGATCTCGGATTGGCCGTCACCTGCCAGTACGATCTCACCAACAAGACGGTCTCGAACGATGTGGACCTCGATGTGACCGGTGACATTGAGCCGGCACTCTCGGAGGAGGTGGTCGTCGATTCACCGAACGTCGTCATGAAGATTACGACGCGCGACGGCAGCGAGATGATGCGTACGGCCGAAGTAGGCGATGCGTTGGCACTGCGCTTCGAGATTCTGGACCCGCAGTCACCGTACGAGATCTTTGTGCGCGAACTGGTTGCTATGGATGGTGTGGATAGCAGTGAGATCACGCTGATCGATGCCCGCGGTTGCCCGACCGATCACTTCATCATGGGACCGATCTACAAGAGTGCCTCGTCCGGGAAGATTCTGCTGTCACACTTCGATGCCTTCAAGTTCCCGTCGTCCGAGATGGTACAGTTCCGTGCGCTGGTGACACCGTGTATGCCAACCTGCGAACCGGTACAGTGCGATCAGGACGATTTCGTCGGTGAACTGCGCTCGATGGTGTCGTACGGACGCAAGCGACGATCGATCAACGCAACGGCCGTCATGGATGCCGCTATGAGGCGCCATCGCCGAGAGACGACACGTCAGGCACCGCAGGACgatatgctgctggtgcagtcGATTCAGATTACGGACAAGTTTGGGTTCGAGAAGCAGCAGGGAGCCAAACCGAAGGTCAGCAGTAGCGAAACCGTGTTCGTGGCCAACGATGGACAAGGCTTGTGCGTCAATGGATTGG GACTTATCGTGGCCGGTGCCGTCTTCCTGCTTGCCCAGCTGGCAGTCATTGCCATCTGGACGTACATGTGGCAGCGTCGCCGAAAGCAGCGCCAGTTCGAGAACGCCTCGATGGGTTCGTCCGTTGTGCCAACGCCGACGCTCACCGGTAACCGAGCCGATTCGATGTGCAAACTGTACGACAGTGGGTACACCGGGCGACACTTTTAA